The genomic stretch TTCACAATTGCCATAAACAAGTTAGTACTCAAACATAGACATAGAGACACAATAGATCATATGAAAATAATAGACTGCATCACAAATCATGTGTGCCAAGAGATTACAATAGGTAGATGGATGATGTTGCTGGAGGTGTTGATGAACATGTTGATGATGAACACGCCGGAGGGGGTTGGAGTCCACCGGGGGTGATTCCGGCAGCGATTCCCACTTCCTAACTCCTTCCTAGCGGCGGCCTTAAAAAAAGCTCGTCACAAACAGATGTTTTGTGTTATTATAATTTGAAATTTTAAAGCTCGTCGTGGGTGTCTCATCGGCCGCTcccctttttaaaaaaaaaatgccTTCTATATTTTATGATGTAATTATAACCATGTATTGTGAGTATGTATAACAATAGGTATTATATAGTGTGGGTACAAAACTCATATTGCTCATGGGTACAAAACTCATATAGCTACCATACCCATCCCATATTGCTCATGGGTACAAAACTTTACTCAGATGTGTAAAACTCTACGTATAACCATACTCAGATGAGTACCCAAATGGAAAACCAACACTACACAATACATTAGATTCACATGTTAGGTATAGAGAAAAAATACATAGTTCCAGTGGCACCGAAAATTGCCGGTGCTGGCTAGATCTAGGGCTTTTGTGGGAGGGGTCGGACGTACACGATGGGATTCACGATTTAGTCTCTTGAGGTTGCGTCCACGTTGGGATTGGAAATTTTTGGCAAGAACATGAGAGTGGCTAGCTAGGAAAGTATTGTGGATATGCTAACTAGGTATATCATGGCAGGGTCTCAATTCTGGCAAGCCCGCATGACCCATAGATGGTGGTAGAGCATACGACCCAATCGAGCGGCCCAGTGAGAACCAAGATGGGGGAGTCTAGCCCGGACAGAAGTAGTCATGTCCAGACCATAGTAGATGTCGGTCGGATCCCTGACGTGCACGACAAGATAGCTTAGCTTAGCTTAGGCTTAGTCGTATCTGGTTGGATCTCTACCATTGTAACCTTAGATCCGggtgcctttataagccggatcctgggatcgCATTTTTTCGTGATAAttctaaacaagcagcaatacggCCTCGCCACCATCATGAggtttccgaagctgggtaactcatgTGTCCCCGTCCTGGTGACTCCTTGCCGCATGGCTCCCCTCTCTTCCTTCCGTGAGGCACCCCTCACCAGAGTACCGTCGAATACGCAACGATAGAAAGTTAGGGTTACACTCACATAGTATATACATTTTAGAATGGGGACCTCATTCATCAGCCTTATCAGGTAGGATTTGGGGTAATACCCACGGGTAAACAAACATGTCATACCCTACCCCACGACTATTCTGGTAGGTTTGGGATAGCCATGGATAGCCATTTGGGTTAGGTCGTACCTATGGGTAAGATAACCTTTCTTAGTGTTGAAGCAGGGCGTTGGTTTGTGATTTTTCTGGCATTCTTGATCGATTGTTTGAAGGATGGTCTTGCGCAGTGATACAACCTAAGCCATAATTTATGCAACCATCAACCCGAAAAAACAATGTAAAACATGATATGAACCAAATACTTTCAAGAAATTCGTACACATTTTTTATGTACCTAAGTCACACACTAATGAGAGGAGCAGATATTTCTAAAATTCACATTGTGCAAAAATTGTCTGCGTAACACCGATCAATTAAGAAGCACTCAATTACATCTCGGTGAAAGAAAACAATAGTTACATAAGTTTATAAATAAATTGTTTTTGACAAGAGACGATTTTTCAATGTAGTTTCACTTTCACATACTACTTATgtctctcaaaataatttataTAACTATTTCATAAAGTCAAACagtgtaaagtttgaccaagttggcAAAAAAAAGTCAGTAGCATCAACAATACCAAATCAGCATCATTACATACACCATAAAATAGATATTCGCATGGTATGTTCACGGTATTTTTACAAAATGCATGTGCAAGATGTCACCTATGACATTTGTTCCAAGACGAAAACATGTGTGCACCTTCTATGTACCCGTAACGCCACATCACTAATCACACCCTTTTGGTGGTGAGCGAGATGGGAAGAATGATGGTGAGTAGCGATTGCGATACGACCCAGTTTGGCGTGGTATGGTAGGCTGCTGGTCAAACGGGAATGCCAAAAGCAACCCCGGAATCCGGGCGCTGCGCCTCACACCCGACAGGGCTACCGCGCTGGCGTCACTACTTTAACCCGAAAAAACTAGCTACAGGCCTCGCACATGCTGATTTTACCTGACCGTTACTGTCTCAGAAAAGCGATGACTGATGAGGCCCTTTGACTGGAACGCAATCTCTATCTTTGATCTGTCGCTACCGTGTCTGCGCGATTCAGCCAAGATGGTGACGTACCAGAGGTCAAAAGACCCTTCGGTCATGTGCGGATTTTGAGCAAATGGCGGGCCATCCTTTTGATTTTGAGAAAATCCAGGTGTTCACATAAGAACCAAGAAATGTATCACACTATCCAAAATGTATCATGGGTATATGTTCTGAACCTAAGAGCATcaccagtcgcgtcctccaaagcgtttCCAGACCGCGCCGAATCAaacatttgggggacgtgttttattcgtgccgcgtttgggggacatcgctccctagccgcgtcccccaaacgtctcCCTAGCCTCTTGATTtccccctccgccgcagctcttgctgcgcgcgccgcctctccgtgcgtagggcggtggccagacgccgctgctccagcaccGCATCGACGTCCGCCCTCCCCTCCTgcaccgcctggagggagagctcgacggcgcgacgaatatgcgcctcttcgcgggcacgggcgtcgtcctggagcttcttctccgactcgaacaactcgacgagcgcgcgctgctgatcggccgtctcgtccgggtgtggcccgtcgtcgtcggaccactcgaactcgtcgtcgtcctcctcctcctccacctcggtctcctcctcctccgcctcggcctcatcctcctccacgtccgttggcgcctccatcatcgccgccgccaactcaTCCGCCCGCCTcgcccaggccgcctccgttgccgccagcgccgcctcccgctgctgacgctcctccgccgccagctgctgctggcgctcgatcgagtcccgccgccggcgctcgatcgcctcccgccgttcacggtacagcgtgtcccgctcctcctgccggcggcggagctcatcagcccaccgctgctccatctcctccgcaTCGAACCGCGTCGGACAAAaataggctttgggggacgcggctggaacggattTTTGGTCCAGtgtgccccaaattgctttgagggacgctttgggagacgcgactggagatgctctaagctataCTCCCTCCTTCCGTCCCAAACGAATGTCTCAGATTTGGAAATCCACTTTTAATCTTGGATACATACTCGTATGCTCCCATCCAGTGGCGAAACTACAGGCAAATGTAGGGGCCGACCAGCTCTAAGGAATGATATTATAGTTGCTAAAAATAAGGGATTGAGAAATCAATTTAAAGGCAGTTGGGCAAAATCATGGGCGGGCCATAGCCTAGTTTTGCCCCCACATAGGTCCGCCCCTGCTCCCATCACCGAAAAAATATGTTCTAAAATATCAAAAAAGATCCGAACAAAATTTTTGCTCGTACATGTCAACATTCTATGTGTGCATGCCAAGTTTCGCGGAAAACCGATATTTTTTTTGGTCTCGTGCGTAAAAAAGACAAGGAAATGTCTCGTTGAGAACTTATATTTTGCATGAATTTTTTCCCTTTTTACACATGCCACAAAAAAATAGGTTTTTCGTGAAACGACTTCACGAACACGTAAAACATCAAGGTATATGCTTGACATTTTCTATCGGAATTTCTTTTTCTAATGCACTTAAATCTCATTTCAAATACACCATGTCCTCTATCTATAGACTAAATAGTATTTAAAGTATttaatttagacaaatctgcaaATTCCTTTTCGGCATGAAGAATTAATATTTATAAAGAAAACATACTTCTAAATGCTTTAGgatgtttgcaaaaaaaaaaggcatGACCTAGCAAACATTCTTAGGAAAATTAGCCAAGCATAGTCTTTAGTCTTAAAATAAATCTTTTTGTTCAAAACATGGTCCCTAAAATCGTATGATATGTTACGTTAATATGTGCCTGAGTGTTAACCATAAAAGTTAGTACTAGCACATGCCTAACGAATGATTTTCTCATGCTAAGTTGCTGAGACTTGAGAGGAACACATTTAAAATTCTGAGATAGACCAAGACGTACAGCCGATGTCCATCGTTGAGCGCCATCGACCGGCGACTGAGGTTGTCATGCATGTGCAGCATGTGCCGGTCAGAGAGGAGATCTGGATTTAGCCAATGGAAAAAtgttgaaagaagaagaaggcactGGGCCAGGACGGGTCTGTTTCCTCGTAGCTGGCCCACTTCACTTGATGTGTTGTTGCCCATGCTTACTACTCCCTTCACCAGAATATTCTGATATCTTTGAGCAGTGTCACAGCATCTCCTGTCCGCGCCTCTTAAAAACGGCAGATGATTTGGGATAACTTTTAGAGAGGGCATtagacaaaaaaaaacataaatttcAAACAAAAAGAGATCTTTTCCAGCGGCATGGCTCAAACAGCGTCTTGATGCATGCATGGGACCAACCTATGTGCGAAAAATATGTGAGAGAAAATGTGCGGTAgataagaagaagaggatgacataTTGAGGTGCATACATGCTTTCTATCTAACGCTTTATTTCTGTCCGGCCCCAACCCGTTCCATGTGGATGTCAATCATAAAATGCAAATGCAATGGTTTTTAGCTTTGGAGGATGCGACTGGAAAGGTTCTTTTTATCCACAGTCCCCCAAATGTTTgaggacgcgactagagatgctcttaaggtTGTCCACCCTGAGAATGATGAACCAAATAATCTACCTACTATTCCCTCACCAAAAAAAAAGATCTACATACTATCATCAAACCTCCCGTTTGAAGTAGtatgagaaagaaagaaaaaaaaagatagcaAACCAGTTTTCCGTTGCTAGACAGTAGCCTGTGGTTTCTTACATTTTTGGACAGTTGGATCATCTGTTCCAATAACACTGGCGTGGATTATAGAATCGAAACCGATTGCTCTTTTCCGTTAAGGCGATTGGTTGTTCTTTAACCTGTGTTATCTTTCTGAAAGAATAAAAGAGCTCCCAATCTTAACAAATGGCAGAGAAGCTCATACTAAAAGTACAGTATATATACCACCAACCTCTTTCTGACACTTGCACTCAACTGATACAGTAGGCTCCCTGGTAATTTTAGCCTACACTAGTGCTGCATATTTTTCTGGAATAACTAATTGTTCAGGTTTCATCACTCACAGAGCTGACCAACAAACTGTTCCCTGGTACTTCTAGGCTGAACTACAAAAATGTGATGCATCAACCACTTCGATCATCAACACATTAATCATGTGAATCTGATGAGAACGCCCCTTGGAAGGCGGAAGATTGCACAACTGACAGGTTGTTGCAGCAACAAGAGGAAATAGTTGGTGTTTGGAACTTCCTGTACACCTGAACAAGAAAGACAATCACACTGCCTTTCCATTACCACATAGTACAAGATAGAAATTAAACTTCCTCCGAATCAGATTGCCTATGTAGGACTGACTGCCCAGAACTCAACCGGTGAAAGGATTCTTGGTATAAATTCCAGAAACTTAATATATATTACACACACAGACACACACACGATGTAACAaggacagcaacaacgagatcagtGTCATTAGCCTAAGAGTTTAGACTTTGAACATAACACCTAGCGATCTAGCATGCCAAAATAAAATTAGGTAGCACATGGAAATTTGCCAGCTCAAAACAACACTACAATCTAGTGATGAACTTTCCACAAGACCACAACTACAGGTACTAGTCGCACCACCCAACACCATCATTTGCACATGGCTTGAGAAGTTCCCTTCAAACTCAAGACTAGTTTTCAGGACCATCATACTaaatccatgcttatattataaacGTGCCTCCTTTACCATGCGGATGCACCTTCCAAAGCGAGAACACCAGCAGCCAAAAAGCATACGGATCCCACCATCTCAGCAGATCATGTTGGTCTCTAGATGAGAAGTTCCAGAGAAGACAACCATGAAACTTGATATCCTAGTCGAGTGGCCTGGGTGCTTGGGCATTTGGGTTGCACGATTTAGAAGTAGAACGATTCTTGACGAGTGGAACCAACGACTGGACTACATCAGCCATTAGTGGCCTATAGTCAGCCTCCGGCTGAACACACATGGCGGCAATCGCAGCCACTTGAACAGCATCTTTCAATGAATATTGACCTTCAAGTGATGGATCCAAGATCTGCACCACTTTCTCTCGATCAGTGAGCATAGGTAACGCCTGCATCAATGCAACAAGTGACAGGTTAGGTGTATGTAATGTTCAGATATGAAGAAAAAAATCATGAAACTGTGACCTTTTCCTACCAAGTACAAGAAGAAAGAGGCAGATGGATCCAAAGTAAGATACATGATGTCATGACTAACGAGCATGTGAAAAATAATAGCATGACTGAAACTATACAATTGCAGGGCACATACAGTTTTTAGAGAAATTCAAATACATATACAGTAGTACATTTCCATTTCCCACTTGGAAATCACTTCAAACCTTTTGCAACCGAAAAATCCCACAGCTCAGTGTTCCATTGCCTCTTCTAGATTGGTACATTATTCAGTTAAATTATGCTTGAAAACAAAAGAGTTAAAATTAAATCCACATAAGTCACACTATATTTGTCAGCTAATGTTACACTTACCCAGTTAACTAAAACACCTTCTCCGGGAGGCCTCTTCATATCAACTGGTACCCTGCCAGTAAGCAACTCCAGAAGCACAACCCCATAACTGTACACATCTGATTTGGTTGTCAAATGCCCAGTTAATGCATATCTACAGAAATCATAGCACGTGCAGCATATTAGACAGTATAACCACAGAAAAGGGTTGCACATACAAGTATCAAATCTAATATTGGTAGCTCATTTTCTAAACCAAAGTATCCCAGCGTCTGGCTAACAAATACCACAGTTTTTCTCCTTTCTCTGTTTTGAAAAAAGAGGGCCAGACCTCTTTCCCCAATACTTTTAAAAAGCAAAAGTTTTGGAGAATACTTCAGTTTTAAAACCACAATATTTATTGGATCCAAACACGTTAAAGTATTTAATACTTCAGTATTTTCAGAAACCGAAGTATTCTCTGAATACTTCAAAAAATACTTTGATGCCAAACGGGGACTTAACATGTCCGTGAGTAAAAATTTAACAGAAGGACTGCAAATCAAGGCAACTTTTTTTCGAGGGCAAATCAAAGGAATCTGGTCTTACTCTGGTGCAACATAGCCTTGCGTGCCTAAAACTCGAGTTGACACATGACCACCAGCTCTATCAGATCCAAGCTTGGCTAAACCGAAGTCTGAGACTCTTGCATGGAAGTCCTTGTCCAAGAGAATGTTACTGCTCTTGAAATCCCTGTGTATAACAGGTGGATTAACACGCTCATGAAGATACTCAAGACCCCTTGCTGCTTCAAGAGCTATTCTCAGTCTTGTAGGCCAGTCCAATTTTGAGATGCCGCCAGAGGAACCTAAATCGAAAGGTTACATCACTATAAGTCGACGAGAAAAACATGATAAATGAATCTATCACATTAACTGGTAGGAGAACACTTTAACCAACTCCGCACGTCCATATCAATCTAATTAATGGAAATTTCAGAATATGCCAACTACCTGCGTGCTTAATACTGTCAAACACATACTGACGAAGCAAAAGCATATGATGTACAGAAAATTCCCTCTATGCCACTGAATAACTCTCCAGTTCCTTATTAACATTGGACAAGCCATTGAACAAGTCTGTGCCTTGCCTT from Lolium rigidum isolate FL_2022 chromosome 4, APGP_CSIRO_Lrig_0.1, whole genome shotgun sequence encodes the following:
- the LOC124646631 gene encoding probable serine/threonine-protein kinase PBL23, giving the protein MSGGGGDEYKREESVVLIVIVSLAALSLLSLIAAFAYYCYITRKVSRRLNSHQLPKRPSSPAPLPPPVIPPQGKESPSSNSASDGAAAGALVVAAERGVQVFGYRQLHAATGGFGRAHMVGQGSFGAVYRGLLPDGRKVAVKLMDRPGKQGEEEFDMEVELLSRLRSSYLLGLIGHCSEGGHRLLVYEFMANGCLQEHLYPSGGSSGGISKLDWPTRLRIALEAARGLEYLHERVNPPVIHRDFKSSNILLDKDFHARVSDFGLAKLGSDRAGGHVSTRVLGTQGYVAPEYALTGHLTTKSDVYSYGVVLLELLTGRVPVDMKRPPGEGVLVNWALPMLTDREKVVQILDPSLEGQYSLKDAVQVAAIAAMCVQPEADYRPLMADVVQSLVPLVKNRSTSKSCNPNAQAPRPLD